DNA from Daucus carota subsp. sativus chromosome 1, DH1 v3.0, whole genome shotgun sequence:
TTTTTTCTACTCATCTTTGTGTTTACACTTCTTTAAATATCATGTATATACAGTTGCAAACTACTTAGTGGTGATTTTTTGTAATCACCTATGATTTGTGCTACTGTGCCTGGTGACTTATAGCTGTTGTACAATGTAGTATTTCTGTGCAACATGACCCTATAatcctatatataaatatatgatggaTAATGAAATTAAATCATGATGCAGGACAAGGGGAAATAGGGGTTGAACAAAGGGGATTAATACCTATCTCTGCAGAGTCAGTGGAGTACTAGAGTCGCATAGAATCATAAGATTTATCcaataatataattcataagATTTATGCAGTAATATCAGTTTTCATATTCGTCTCTGTTCAATAATGAACGACTACATGAGTTTAAAATCTAAGTAGCAAAATTGTTACTTGGAAGCCAACTAGCCAAGTAATTTCGTAATGTAAAGAAGAGTGAATAATGTTATATATCTTCTGTTGAAGGAAACAAACCCTTAAATTATTCTACAACTATAATCAAGAATCTTCCTAATAAATATACTTAtacttaatataaataaactacctaatgaattataattttacttataaaactgaataataatgtataaaaaatataattaactttatTATTCCTTGTTCCGCATCAACTCTGCTTCTGGAACAGGTATACCTTGCTTGTGCTGAAATAGAATTATTGGAGCATTATTATATGCAACCCGGTACTTGCCCACATTATCACCTTATATTCCACTCTTCTGCCTCTCTCATAAAGCCCAATACTTTGATTGGACTTCTAATCATAAATTAggcataattttaatatttttgatcatTATATAAACCTTGCACAGTATATAATGTTTTCAAAACAGGTCAAGACTATGTTCATTATGTTAGTGAGCAGTGAGCTGTGAGCACAATGATACATTAGATAGGTGGGGGTAAGGCTGATGTTAAGCTCCACGGTTTCTTCTTAATTTGCGCTTGCTGATATGGTTAGAAAGGATTGTGCTTCTAATATGGAGCATAAGAAACTTGGTGGTATGTACTAGAAATAATGTAAAACAGCAAATgccaaaactaaaaattattcacTTCATTATGCACAGTCCATCTAAAATATCCTTGGCTATTAATATATAGTAACCTTAACTTTGGTCCTGATATTTGTTATACAGTAAATGTATAGCTTCTACTGGAAGGCATCCCGGTATGTTCAACTTGTTTAGGccattttttttctgttttttaatatctgGAGCAGATAGTGGTGGTTTGGTTTCGATGGGTGCAGAAGCTGAAGGTAGGGATAGGGGTCTGGGAAATGGGTGCTAGAGGGGCTAGTGGACCTGGCGAATCTACTTTCAGTATCTTGTCTTAcaaaaagaatattaataacTCTTAACAATAAATTTGGATGATATTGCATCACGAATTTTTCTTGGCTTGTCATATAATGTTCTTTTACTTTGCAGTTCGGTTATTCAACCGCAAGACATCTAATACCATATTACTCACTGGGCTAAGTGGAAGTGGAAAAACTGTCCTATTCTATCAGGTAAGAACCTAGAGCTGAAGTTTTCACTGCTCTTGTTTCTGACCAGAATTTTAGtacaggtttttttttttattttcggtAATGCTCTTATATGACCCAACTTTAATCATATGCCAGCTTCGAGATGGTTCTGCTCATCAGGGTACTGTAACGTCAATGGAACCAAATGAGGGCAGCTTTGTGCTACACTCTGAGACCACTAAGGTAAACTGGTTTCCCTTTGGTATAGCGTTGAAACATATTTCAAGCATGTTCTGTCAGTAAATAATTCGAGGTCTGATTGTCAGTGAGTATAGTAGCTCGGTCTGTTGGTATGTACATCTCCAGCAGTGTCTGCATTAGCTTACGGGTGACATGTATTTTACGGTGCTCCCCTTTTTGTCATTTGCAGAAGGGCAAGGTAAAACCTGTACACTTAGTTGATGTTCCTGGACACTCTCGCCTTCAAACTAAACTTGATGACTTCTTGCCTCAAGCAGCTGGAGTAGTGTTTGTGGTGGATGCTGTAGAATTTCTACCTAAATCCCGTGCTGTGTCAGAGTATGTTTGTATAAATTGTGGAAGTTTAAAAGTTTGGGTGAAAATTACACCTCTCTAAGTTTGTCTTTTGCAGGTACTTATATGACATTTTGACAAAAGCAAGTGTGGTCAAGAAAAATATACCAGTACTTATCTTATGTAACAAAGTGGACAAGGTCACCGCACATACCAAAGAGTTCATCAGAAAACAACTGGAAAAGGAAATGTATGCCCTTGCTTCTAAAgcattatcatgttttcatacTTTTCTTTCTGCTAGTTGACATGCCAACATTTCTCATAATTTGTGTTTAGTATGATACATGGGATGGGATGAAATCAAGTTGTTCTATTAACAGATACATAATATCTTCTTTCTTGTGTATATTGTGAACTTCATTTCTTTCAATTATAAGATTCTCGCACTGAAATCCTTCACAAATTTCGTCAGAAAATTTCTCACACTATGGCATATCTTGTTCTGAcatgtacatgttttttttaatgaaatatgttAGTTTGTATGAAATGATTAAATGAAAATGGGCAGGGAGATGCcagttatgttttttttttttccagtaaACAAAGACActcacaaatttcaatcatattatttgatttgaaatgtcTACACTAATCCCTTTTAGTTTTTCTTCTACTGTTTGATTAGTTGTTAGCACTATGCAAGTTTAGAAATGAATTGAAaagttatatttaattgttttgcAATGATCTGTCGTATtgtatatttaattcatatCCGGTCTGAATAATTGACTTTGCATGCAGTTTGATATATGATGTGCCTACAAATTGATATCAGATGTATCTTGCATTTTGTGGGACACATTCAATTGAATTCTGTTATTTCTTAGTGCTCTACTCTTCATTTCTAACAGTGACAAACTTCGAGCATCTCGAAATGTGGTGTCCGAAGCTGACGTCTCTAATGAGTTCACACTTGGTATACCTGGTGAGACATTTGCATTTTCTCACTGTCGTAACAAGGTGACTGTTGCTGAAGCTTCTGGCGGGACAGGAGAAATAACTCAATTGGAGCTTTTCATCCGAGAGCATGTAAAGCCTTGagaatttctttttaaattcatttagtTAATTAGGTTCCAACATTAAGGATTGCATCAGAACTGTTTAAACTGTGAAATCAATGGATGGAAGGTATCTTTTAGATTGAACCGCTTCTGCTTAGTTTTACACCCTTCAACTGAATTCGAACTTGCTGAGTAACATGAATATTACCGACATTAATTATCTTTGCATTCTGTTAATGCAAAAGTTTAAGGTTAAGGTACTGTTTGACATTGTTTACAGTATTTTGATTTTCGGAGTATtatgttaatattttgattttgaattgaaAATCCTTGCAAAACACTAATGATCTTGCAATTTAGGAGTAAAACGTTACATAAATTAACGTTTAAGACTTCTAACGCTTTATCATGCAACTCTTAGGATTTCTAAAAGTTAGATCGTGTAACGttaaaacaaaaaagaagaTAGAAGCAACACGATTTAGcgttttacatataaaaattataagtcgTGGCCATCTTCTTCGGCACCGGCACCGGTGTTTCGGGTCATTTTCTTACAAATTGTGATACTCGAGGCCAACACCCAAAAATTGCTCAAGGATTTAAAGTTGAGTCTAGACTAATGCCAGTACATTAACCAATCACATATCAACTAGTCTTATGTAGTACAGTTCATTTTACTAAATATCTAGGCTCTATTGCCCTCTTTTACAGAGGAAAATTTTCCTAACAGCTATAGGGGTAAATTGCCCCCTTCTACCCAAGTAAACATCTTCCTTGCAGTATAGAGGCTCAATCACAATTCACAAGTGAGATAATTTGTACAGTATACCTGCAAACAGCACAAATATAGATGTGAGACcatgatatatacatatattagcATCTCCAACAGTCTCTTAGTTGGCtcctaaacataatataaaaaatatggatCTTCGCAATTTAGTACAAAATTAAGAgtgtgaactccaacaatgctctCTATATTTATTCtccatttcatattttattcatagtGGGCTCCACTATGACAAAGATTTAAATAGAAAGAGAAGGAAAGTGAAATAAAAGAGAGGGAAAAGTGGGGATAATTGGAGGaaagaattttttattgttaaatataagTTAAGAGCCAAGTTGCGGCtcctaaaagagaggagagagagtgagctctttactttttaaaaagcctctaagagtctcttggagctctATTTTGGACATGGCTCTTTATTTTTCTACTTAAGAGCTCAATTagagagtctcttggagatgaTCTGCTACCATGGTAGTATGGAAGTGTTCCCTCCTATAAAAAACAAGGGGCATAATTAATTGCAAGTACATACCTCCTATAGAACATGTGTTTTGTTTTTATCACTTCCAGAAACAGCAGTGACAACATCATCTCTATCCAATATAGATTCTGGTAAAAAGACTCTGAAAACAGCATAGTGGTGATTTAAGCTTTTTTCTCCTTGCAATCTGTGCAAACTTCCAAGCGCCCCAGCATTGTGATTAGGAAAAGTGTAAAATATACGCTTAATCCGCTGATGAACAAGTGCCATGGCACACCTGTCAGATAAACCCACAAAGCATCAGAAatccaaaaaataattaaaagagagACGGGGAGGGAAACGCAACAGCAACATCAAACACAACTTGAAGATGTGAGTTCCTTAGAAGTACAAAATAATTGGTCCTGAAGACATCTTCCTGGCAAATTTGTACATGATAAAGATGTCTGACGTTATGCATGTATCGCAACTAAGTTGTTGTCGTTAATGATATTGTGATACTACTACGGATCATAATGGCTACAAatagggctgtaaaatgatccgggtgatcccgggtacccctctgcttaagtaccggatcatattatttttagcttgtccagatttgggtccgggatcgttttattcgaatctaaaccgatcccgggtatttgagattcggatctgaaccggatatgatccagtatcgtattttctattttttaaccgggtagtttatgatccatcgaatatgagccggatatgatccactaacactaagtatcattattatttcatttgttcaaataactatcattagtctaagtaaacataatattataaagtataataattttaaattaaaacttatagttatatattgatatatatcatttattaaatatatatgaagataataagtatgatcacattaaataaatcatattttatgaagatataaacttaaataagatattaaaattttataaaatgataactatttacttgcaaatatgatggtgttaaaatataatatgtatatgagtttgaatcgaatatgaaccgcggatcatattcggttattcgggtaggatcatattatgaaaagttatatgagcccgaatctgagcgggtataggtgtgctcgtatccgggatcatatattatacgggcttaatttttccgccagatttggatcgttttcaaaacgaatatgagacatgtatcatattttcgagccggatatgagccgagacaccggatagtccgtatcgatttacagccctagCTACAAAGCAGTAGTATGTCAGATTGCCAAGAAAGGCATTTTATACTTGGGCTTCCCTGAGGACATGTTCATTGGGAACACAACCTTACATTTGGcacatgaaataattaataaacactCAGAGAAAAGGTGGGTAGGAGAATCGAGAAGGTTAGTATAACATGCAGCCTACAGCATAGGTAAACCTTTCTTCCAAACTTCCAGTAAATACTTGATTTAAGTATTGAAGTCGCAGCCACAAGCATCTCTTTCTGTAACAAAGAAGTACATAAGAGATAACATGAATATCAGAGAACTTACATAATGCATGGTTCCCAAACAAGGTATATGTCATAACCAGTACATAAGTAGGGTCTGACTGGCATGGAACCACAGGCATTATGTTCGCCATTTTGTATTCCAGAATCCTCCACCTGAAAGATCACCTTAAGCTGAATGAGAAATTTAAGCACTCCAGTAACTCCGTTTAAATCTTTCATTTTAATGGCGCATGAAGTCAAATTTATAGTTCTAGGGGTGGCAAAATCCGACACAACCCGAAACCCAACAGAAACCCCACTCAAAAAAAGTACGAATTAGGGTCAGTGTTTTCATATTTCGGGTTGGGTAATTTTTTACCTGAAAAACTCGGGTCAGGTTCGGGTTGACCCGGTGTACCCGAACCAACccgaaatattttaatatataatatattatgtataatatataaatatacaatacataattacatacatttgtcatatttatataatatttaaataaattatccacttcattaaattaatactattattttaatatagtacAATAAAAACATCaattcatataataaaaataattaactataattaaatttcgGGTCAAATCGGGTCATTTTTGAGTTAATCAGGTACTGAATAGGTTGGTTCGGGTTAAATTTTTTAACCCATTTCAGGTTCGGGTTGCCCCAAAAACTGGATCCAGTAAGAAACCCTGACtcattacccgaaattgccacctcTATGCGAGACTATTAATTAATTCCTTCATTTCCGCACAATATTTTCTTTTGGATAGAATCCACCAAATTCAGCAAATTTTGttctcataatttatattattttctgaatattagatattaaattatatagatataaacTATATTCCACAAATTAAAGACGACGCCTAAAAGTTCATAAATCTAACCAGAATATACCCCATTTTTCCTACAAACTTGTGTGGAAAAGAATTGCATTCCATCATAACTACCAGATCCAAAATTCTTAGGGATTAATACTGCAGATATGAGTTTTACTTCTATAAAAAAGGCCCTTTCAAGTGACATGGATATTCACTTCATCCATTACATTTTACTAACAGAGTAGAATATAGTTGTGCAAGACATATGAAGTGGCAGACTGATGCATAAAAGTTGGCTCATTATGTTGTAAGAGGGTCCAAATTTGATGCTGTCTAAGTCACTCTACG
Protein-coding regions in this window:
- the LOC108205049 gene encoding uncharacterized protein LOC108205049 isoform X2, coding for MDMNEKIEILKSEFQKLSKDGQAWVQHLSVEMNKQEWFQKLPPFIQNIPPLQLYVALVVLFLTMFFFFIVRLFNRKTSNTILLTGLSGSGKTVLFYQLRDGSAHQGTVTSMEPNEGSFVLHSETTKKGKVKPVHLVDVPGHSRLQTKLDDFLPQAAGVVFVVDAVEFLPKSRAVSEYLYDILTKASVVKKNIPVLILCNKVDKVTAHTKEFIRKQLEKEIDKLRASRNVVSEADVSNEFTLGIPGETFAFSHCRNKVTVAEASGGTGEITQLELFIREHVKP
- the LOC108205049 gene encoding uncharacterized protein LOC108205049 isoform X1, which codes for MRAPTHTHTQGFEILNLGMDMNEKIEILKSEFQKLSKDGQAWVQHLSVEMNKQEWFQKLPPFIQNIPPLQLYVALVVLFLTMFFFFIVRLFNRKTSNTILLTGLSGSGKTVLFYQLRDGSAHQGTVTSMEPNEGSFVLHSETTKKGKVKPVHLVDVPGHSRLQTKLDDFLPQAAGVVFVVDAVEFLPKSRAVSEYLYDILTKASVVKKNIPVLILCNKVDKVTAHTKEFIRKQLEKEIDKLRASRNVVSEADVSNEFTLGIPGETFAFSHCRNKVTVAEASGGTGEITQLELFIREHVKP